In the genome of Spartobacteria bacterium, one region contains:
- a CDS encoding glycosyltransferase family 2 protein translates to MRNERGSQMKTARMQAETIVLMPTCNQHAYLPYAVGSVLAQHYQDWGLLIINDGGADVAPVLKGFRDDRIQYLDIPHSGKAAALNTGIQATRSRFIAYLDDDDFYLPNHLQQLVGALKNHADWDVVCSRTVAEYWSAPPKPGQAPSRKGIEYDSCFETTEMRLQNKIPNLNVVHRRRLFDAIGIYDPHIPFYIDWDLLRKISYVTDFHGIPDVTGVYRRIATKKHLSRTGRAADPNAHETVRSYVASKWPVLTQVTAMEPAEHTAVNTARIPSHPGIIILPSPDPSLHTCSNWCRENNIPHFQIIHAGGKTLGQAFEHMADTYPSVQRILIARDDIQLTTEALSTHAGAADGTIQTGRILDKAPPVKTLHNQLLNAEPTMAGMLLNTDHPPQYILLRNEETLFNTSWPLETALDYSRKNIAIPLNQPLWTAWSAVHYLHRTHRTVAYAPDASVCWSTDNRMASRYDRYLQAGRQLVKHTQEWPEIHKETIARIQKRRIALQTFREMSNCLMTLYWNTEPARRTLEYLAQTTGIPSSQLEDMLPAFHFECCEAAFFDTLP, encoded by the coding sequence ATGCGAAATGAGAGAGGATCACAAATGAAGACGGCCAGAATGCAAGCAGAAACAATCGTTCTGATGCCAACATGCAATCAGCATGCTTATCTGCCCTACGCGGTCGGCAGTGTACTTGCACAGCATTATCAGGACTGGGGACTGCTGATCATCAATGACGGAGGTGCAGATGTGGCTCCTGTACTGAAGGGCTTCAGAGATGACCGAATTCAGTATCTGGACATCCCGCACAGTGGCAAAGCAGCCGCGCTGAATACAGGTATTCAGGCAACCCGCAGCCGCTTCATCGCTTATCTGGACGATGATGATTTTTACCTACCCAATCACCTGCAGCAGCTGGTCGGGGCATTGAAAAATCATGCCGACTGGGACGTCGTATGTTCACGCACGGTAGCCGAATACTGGTCCGCTCCGCCTAAGCCGGGACAAGCACCATCCCGCAAAGGGATCGAATACGACAGCTGTTTTGAAACAACGGAAATGCGGCTGCAAAATAAGATTCCAAATCTGAATGTAGTCCATCGACGACGCCTTTTTGACGCCATCGGCATATATGATCCCCACATTCCCTTTTACATCGATTGGGATCTGCTGCGCAAAATCAGTTATGTAACCGACTTCCATGGCATACCTGATGTGACAGGAGTTTATCGACGAATTGCCACAAAAAAGCATTTATCACGTACAGGCAGAGCCGCCGACCCCAACGCGCACGAAACCGTACGCTCATATGTGGCATCAAAATGGCCCGTGCTGACACAGGTAACCGCTATGGAGCCGGCCGAACACACTGCTGTTAATACGGCACGAATTCCATCCCATCCCGGAATCATTATTCTTCCGTCCCCGGATCCCTCCCTCCACACATGCAGTAATTGGTGCCGGGAAAATAACATCCCCCACTTTCAGATAATCCATGCAGGGGGAAAGACACTGGGACAGGCGTTTGAACACATGGCCGACACCTATCCATCCGTACAACGCATTCTGATTGCGAGGGATGATATACAGCTTACAACCGAAGCACTTAGCACACATGCCGGAGCGGCAGATGGAACCATTCAGACAGGTCGCATCCTTGATAAAGCCCCCCCCGTAAAAACGCTGCACAACCAACTGCTAAATGCAGAACCGACCATGGCAGGCATGCTGTTAAACACAGATCATCCACCGCAATACATACTTCTGCGCAATGAAGAAACATTGTTCAACACATCCTGGCCCCTTGAAACGGCCTTGGATTATTCCAGAAAAAACATCGCAATTCCGCTTAACCAGCCGCTCTGGACAGCCTGGAGCGCGGTACACTACCTGCATCGCACCCATCGCACTGTTGCATACGCCCCGGATGCATCGGTCTGCTGGTCGACAGACAACAGGATGGCCAGTCGCTACGACCGCTATCTTCAGGCTGGCCGGCAGCTTGTTAAACACACACAGGAATGGCCAGAGATACACAAAGAAACAATCGCCCGTATTCAGAAACGACGTATCGCATTGCAAACATTTCGCGAGATGAGCAACTGCTTGATGACCCTCTATTGGAATACAGAACCAGCACGACGCACACTGGAATATCTTGCGCAGACAACGGGTATCCCGTCCTCTCAATTAGAAGACATGCTGCCCGCATTTCACTTCGAATGCTGTGAAGCCGCATTCTTCGATACCCTCCCATGA